From the genome of Spirosomataceae bacterium TFI 002, one region includes:
- a CDS encoding ferrochelatase, whose product MSLDKKTGVLIVNLGTPDSPSVPDVRKYLREFLMDERVIDFPFIPRWMLINLIIAPFRSPKSAKTYQELWTDEGSPLKVYSLKNEKQLQDVLGSQYSVKLGMRYQNPSIKSKMEEFRAEGVSKIIVIPLFPQYASATTGSVYDEICRVVQSWLTVPEIVMVNTFWDHPKLIEGYVNNARKWIAENEYQHFLFSYHGIPARHIRKGDHTGNTCKFGSCCEQLTKDNQFCYRAQCYATTRLLVAKLGLKEGSYTTCFQSRLGREVWLEPYSEDMAQNLPKQGITKVLAFSPAFVADCLETTLEVGDEYKELFEENGGHQWDLVESLNDSPIWIELLEDLVKQRS is encoded by the coding sequence TTGAGTTTAGATAAAAAAACAGGCGTACTCATCGTTAATTTGGGTACTCCCGATAGTCCAAGCGTTCCAGATGTAAGAAAATACCTCCGCGAATTTCTTATGGACGAGAGAGTTATTGACTTTCCATTTATTCCAAGATGGATGCTCATCAATTTAATAATTGCCCCTTTTAGATCTCCTAAATCGGCCAAAACTTACCAAGAATTGTGGACAGACGAAGGTTCACCTTTGAAAGTCTATAGCCTTAAAAACGAAAAACAGTTACAAGATGTGCTTGGTAGCCAATATTCCGTAAAACTAGGAATGAGGTACCAAAACCCTTCAATTAAAAGTAAAATGGAGGAGTTTAGGGCCGAAGGTGTCAGCAAAATTATAGTAATACCATTATTTCCACAATATGCTTCAGCAACTACAGGCTCTGTTTACGACGAAATATGCCGAGTAGTACAAAGCTGGCTTACAGTTCCAGAAATCGTAATGGTCAACACATTTTGGGATCACCCAAAACTTATTGAAGGCTATGTAAACAATGCAAGAAAATGGATCGCTGAAAATGAATATCAGCATTTCTTATTTAGTTATCACGGTATTCCTGCAAGACATATCCGCAAGGGAGACCATACTGGAAATACTTGTAAGTTTGGTTCGTGCTGTGAGCAACTTACCAAAGACAACCAGTTTTGTTACAGAGCCCAATGCTACGCAACAACGAGGCTTTTAGTAGCAAAACTTGGACTAAAAGAAGGGTCTTACACTACTTGTTTTCAATCAAGACTTGGCCGAGAAGTATGGCTTGAACCATATTCGGAAGACATGGCCCAAAACTTACCTAAGCAAGGAATTACTAAGGTTTTAGCCTTTTCGCCAGCTTTTGTTGCCGATTGCCTAGAAACCACATTGGAAGTAGGTGACGAATACAAGGAGCTTTTTGAAGAAAACGGAGGTCACCAATGGGACTTGGTTGAAAGTCTTAACGACTCTCCTATTTGGATCGAATTGTTAGAGGATTTAGTAAAACAAAGAAGCTAA